Proteins encoded by one window of uncultured Draconibacterium sp.:
- a CDS encoding carotenoid biosynthesis protein, translating into MIGTRNIANSIQANYRYFVLFLVIFYAVGFAGLSVPATRPFFVHLTPFALLLSSFIVGLFHSKFSAKTIFVFIFIYIASFIVELIGVNTGSIFGNYSYGHGLGIKLFNTPLIIGLNWLLLVYVSNSVMELSNWPLMLKIVGAAFLLLGYDVLLEQVAPQLAMWTFSESAVPVQNYLAWFLLALLFSLVINLLKINTKNRIAPVVFGIQALFFAMLLLTLN; encoded by the coding sequence ATGATTGGCACAAGAAACATAGCAAACTCAATACAGGCAAATTACCGGTACTTTGTATTGTTTCTTGTCATTTTCTATGCGGTAGGATTTGCCGGACTTTCTGTTCCGGCCACTCGCCCGTTTTTTGTGCATTTAACGCCGTTTGCGTTACTACTGAGTTCTTTTATTGTGGGCTTATTTCACAGCAAATTTTCCGCAAAAACAATATTCGTTTTTATTTTTATTTACATAGCAAGTTTTATTGTTGAGCTGATTGGAGTAAACACCGGAAGTATTTTTGGCAACTACAGCTACGGGCACGGCTTGGGCATAAAACTTTTTAATACGCCTCTGATTATTGGGCTAAACTGGCTGCTGCTTGTTTATGTGTCCAATTCAGTAATGGAACTAAGCAATTGGCCCCTGATGTTAAAAATTGTTGGAGCAGCGTTTTTATTGCTGGGCTACGATGTACTTTTAGAACAGGTAGCACCACAATTAGCCATGTGGACGTTTAGCGAATCAGCAGTTCCGGTGCAAAACTATTTGGCCTGGTTTCTTTTGGCATTGCTTTTTTCACTGGTCATCAACTTGTTGAAAATAAATACCAAAAACCGGATCGCCCCGGTTGTTTTTGGAATTCAGGCTTTATTTTTTGCCATGTTACTTTTAACTTTAAACTAA